Proteins co-encoded in one Spirosoma endbachense genomic window:
- a CDS encoding YdeI/OmpD-associated family protein, with the protein MNHEVDFYFSKAQTWQKEREQLRELVLDCGLIEVVKWGSPCYTFQKSNIVLIHVFKGYCALLFFKGALLQNADGILVQQSENVQAGRQIRFTNVREIVQLKPLLKAYIYEAIEVEKAGLTVKFKKSAEFAIAEEFQNKLATNPALKTAFDALTPGRQRAYLLYFSQAKQAQTRESRVEKCMPQILNGKGLNDE; encoded by the coding sequence ATGAATCATGAGGTTGATTTTTATTTTAGTAAAGCCCAAACGTGGCAGAAAGAACGGGAGCAATTGAGAGAGCTTGTTCTTGACTGTGGGCTAATCGAAGTAGTGAAGTGGGGATCACCTTGTTACACGTTTCAGAAAAGTAACATCGTTTTAATACATGTGTTTAAGGGATATTGTGCGCTTCTGTTTTTCAAAGGGGCTTTGTTACAGAATGCCGATGGTATTTTAGTCCAGCAATCGGAGAATGTGCAGGCGGGGCGCCAGATCCGGTTCACCAATGTTCGGGAAATAGTTCAGCTGAAACCCCTCTTGAAAGCCTATATTTATGAGGCCATTGAAGTGGAAAAAGCGGGTTTGACGGTGAAATTTAAAAAGAGTGCTGAATTCGCAATTGCCGAAGAATTTCAAAATAAACTGGCAACAAATCCTGCCTTGAAAACTGCTTTTGATGCATTGACGCCAGGACGTCAACGAGCATATCTGCTTTATTTTTCGCAGGCCAAACAAGCCCAAACCCGAGAGTCAAGAGTTGAAAAATGCATGCCGCAAATTCTCAATGGAAAAGGCTTAAATGATGAGTAA
- a CDS encoding patatin-like phospholipase family protein, which produces MKIGLGLSGGGARGIAHLGVIKALMEMGIGFDQIAGTSAGAITGAMLAHGYTPDESLKIIESSSFMRRLRPTWNRMGLLRLDPIVDLYRKHIPHDSFEGLQIPLHVVAVDLNGGEQVVFETGELIRPVLASCCLPGIFEPLQINKQQFVDGGVLNNLPVDVIEHKVDFLIGSHCNVLGPRKPITSMRGVIERSLVLAVQSKTKDRFAKCNILIEPPQLAQYATTDISKARELFRIGYQHTRSMAAQIEKSLKAPTVETS; this is translated from the coding sequence ATGAAAATTGGTTTGGGATTGTCGGGTGGCGGAGCACGTGGTATAGCCCATCTGGGTGTTATTAAAGCGTTGATGGAAATGGGCATTGGCTTCGATCAGATTGCCGGGACCAGTGCCGGGGCTATTACCGGGGCCATGCTTGCTCATGGATATACACCCGATGAGAGCCTGAAGATTATTGAATCGTCGTCGTTTATGCGACGGCTGCGCCCTACCTGGAATCGAATGGGATTATTGCGTCTCGATCCAATTGTTGATTTGTATAGAAAACACATTCCACACGATTCATTTGAAGGGCTGCAAATTCCACTGCATGTAGTGGCCGTCGATCTGAACGGTGGTGAACAGGTTGTCTTTGAAACGGGTGAATTAATCCGCCCGGTGCTGGCGTCCTGCTGTTTGCCCGGTATTTTCGAGCCGTTGCAGATCAATAAACAGCAGTTTGTGGATGGGGGTGTTCTGAATAATCTACCGGTTGATGTTATCGAGCATAAAGTTGATTTTCTGATTGGATCGCACTGTAATGTATTAGGGCCACGAAAGCCCATTACGTCTATGCGGGGTGTTATCGAGCGGAGTTTAGTGCTGGCAGTACAGAGCAAGACTAAAGATCGATTTGCGAAATGTAATATCCTGATTGAGCCGCCCCAGTTAGCGCAATATGCGACAACAGATATCAGTAAAGCACGTGAGTTGTTTCGAATAGGGTATCAACACACCCGATCAATGGCGGCTCAAATCGAGAAAAGCCTTAAGGCACCCACCGTTGAGACATCGTAG
- a CDS encoding c-type cytochrome — translation MKTAKKIFKRIGQGFGLVLLLVAGFCAYVAITPPRTYDPPVAPTIQVESTEARIQRGEVIAHLQCISCHADNNNRLTGKRLDELPAIFGKVYSRNITKDKEKGIGNWTDGQLIYFLRTGIRPNGTTAFMPQYNLMADEDMKSVVAWLRSDRFPVQASKTEAPPAEYSFVAKMLAWTILQPGDFPNHSIPMPDSTKPVAVGRYVATAVADCYGCHSADYLDLDKVHPERTKGYFAGGSKFTDEAGKTIFSANLTFDEQTGIGKKYTKEQFIRAVKTGVRPDGSVFRYPMVPRPSLSDREIAAIYDYLKTIPRLNNNIAQKQAEVQLAEK, via the coding sequence GTGAAAACGGCTAAAAAAATTTTTAAACGAATCGGGCAGGGATTCGGTTTGGTCCTGCTCCTGGTTGCTGGTTTCTGCGCATACGTCGCGATAACCCCACCCCGCACTTATGATCCACCCGTTGCGCCCACCATTCAGGTCGAATCGACAGAAGCCAGGATTCAGCGTGGGGAAGTTATCGCCCATTTGCAATGCATTAGTTGCCACGCTGATAATAACAATCGTCTGACCGGCAAACGACTGGATGAGTTACCCGCTATTTTCGGGAAGGTTTATTCACGCAATATCACCAAGGACAAGGAAAAAGGCATAGGCAACTGGACAGACGGCCAGCTTATCTATTTTTTACGAACAGGAATCCGGCCTAATGGTACAACTGCTTTCATGCCTCAGTACAACCTGATGGCCGACGAAGATATGAAATCAGTGGTGGCCTGGTTGCGGTCAGACCGGTTTCCGGTACAAGCCTCTAAAACGGAAGCTCCGCCTGCTGAATATAGTTTTGTAGCCAAAATGTTGGCCTGGACAATCCTTCAACCGGGCGATTTTCCGAACCACTCCATCCCGATGCCCGACAGTACAAAACCGGTGGCTGTTGGCCGCTATGTAGCAACAGCCGTTGCCGATTGTTATGGCTGTCACTCGGCCGATTATTTAGACCTCGATAAGGTACATCCAGAACGTACGAAGGGGTATTTTGCCGGAGGCAGCAAATTTACCGATGAGGCAGGAAAAACGATATTTTCAGCCAATCTGACGTTCGATGAGCAGACCGGAATTGGCAAAAAATACACGAAAGAACAGTTTATTCGAGCCGTAAAAACCGGTGTTCGGCCCGATGGAAGCGTATTTCGCTATCCTATGGTGCCCCGCCCCTCATTAAGCGACCGTGAAATAGCAGCCATCTATGACTATTTAAAAACCATTCCCCGGCTAAATAATAACATAGCGCAGAAGCAGGCCGAAGTCCAGCTGGCGGAAAAGTAA
- a CDS encoding MBL fold metallo-hydrolase: MTLQTLDTGLFKLDGGAMFGVVPKPLWQKLNPADEQNRCTWAMRCLLYEQGNQLLLVDTGIGDKQDAKFFGHYDLHGDASLIKSIHQAGYAETDITDVLLTHLHFDHVGGAVKQTDGQLSPVFSNATYWTHPSHWNWAINPNPREKASFLSENILPVQESGQLTFLADNPFPYADISLLYVDGHTEKMALPIIKWKGRTVAYMADLIPSSGHVPLPYIMSYDVRPLLTMDEKARVLQQAAAENWILVFEHDPVTEAATVEMTEKGVRIREKGRLAELV, encoded by the coding sequence ATGACTCTTCAAACCCTCGATACTGGACTATTTAAACTCGATGGCGGAGCCATGTTTGGCGTCGTTCCCAAACCGCTCTGGCAGAAACTAAACCCCGCCGATGAACAAAATCGCTGTACCTGGGCCATGCGATGCCTGCTTTATGAACAGGGAAATCAGCTTCTGCTGGTCGATACGGGAATCGGCGACAAACAGGATGCTAAATTCTTCGGCCATTATGACCTCCATGGCGACGCCAGCCTGATCAAATCCATTCATCAGGCTGGGTATGCGGAAACAGATATAACCGATGTGCTGCTTACTCATCTGCATTTCGATCATGTTGGTGGCGCTGTTAAGCAAACAGATGGGCAACTCAGTCCTGTTTTCTCGAACGCGACTTACTGGACGCACCCCTCTCACTGGAATTGGGCTATTAATCCGAATCCGCGTGAAAAGGCGTCGTTTCTGAGCGAAAACATACTACCTGTGCAGGAAAGTGGGCAACTGACGTTTCTGGCCGATAATCCGTTTCCATATGCCGATATTTCGCTGTTGTATGTCGATGGGCATACCGAAAAAATGGCATTACCGATCATTAAATGGAAGGGTCGCACAGTGGCTTATATGGCCGATCTGATTCCGTCGTCGGGACATGTACCGTTGCCCTACATCATGAGCTACGATGTACGCCCATTGCTGACTATGGACGAGAAAGCGCGTGTGTTGCAACAGGCTGCGGCCGAAAACTGGATTCTGGTTTTTGAGCACGATCCCGTAACTGAAGCCGCTACGGTTGAGATGACCGAAAAGGGAGTCCGTATCAGGGAGAAGGGTAGGTTAGCCGAATTGGTATAG
- a CDS encoding DUF4267 domain-containing protein, whose product MQTEKLPLWAKIAGYFFGIALLFIGIRFLVLPEAAERGFGLIYNQPTYAFHFIKGIRDFFTGLLLTSFTIANWRKPLALAVLVGSLIPVVDMLVVLNAPDAVPGTEWIHGLTAVASWIFSYFLFRKS is encoded by the coding sequence ATGCAAACAGAAAAACTGCCTTTATGGGCTAAAATCGCAGGTTATTTTTTCGGGATCGCTTTACTTTTTATTGGCATCCGGTTTCTGGTGCTTCCCGAGGCTGCCGAACGGGGCTTTGGTCTCATTTACAACCAGCCGACTTATGCCTTTCACTTTATCAAAGGTATTCGTGACTTTTTTACGGGATTGCTCTTAACCAGTTTTACGATTGCCAACTGGCGAAAACCACTGGCTCTGGCAGTGCTGGTTGGATCGTTAATTCCCGTGGTTGACATGCTCGTTGTGCTGAATGCCCCAGATGCTGTTCCGGGAACAGAATGGATTCATGGCTTAACAGCCGTAGCGTCGTGGATCTTTAGCTACTTTCTGTTTCGGAAAAGCTAG
- a CDS encoding RNA polymerase sigma factor has protein sequence MILAKQDRFLSVIETNKGIIYKVANAYCKDGENRKDLVQEIIVQLWQSFDQYNEQFKHSTWIYRVALNVAISFYRKDTRRQAIALPMSDDSLLTLNEAEPDDTEGNIDLLQRFLGELNELDRALMLLYLEERSHQQIAEILGLSSSNVATKISRIKEQLKRKFSTIKA, from the coding sequence ATGATCTTGGCTAAACAGGACCGGTTTCTTTCGGTCATAGAAACCAACAAAGGCATTATTTACAAGGTTGCCAACGCCTATTGCAAAGATGGAGAGAATCGAAAAGACCTGGTACAGGAAATTATAGTGCAGTTATGGCAGTCTTTTGACCAGTATAACGAACAGTTTAAGCACTCAACCTGGATTTATCGGGTAGCGCTGAACGTAGCCATATCCTTTTATCGAAAGGATACCCGCAGGCAGGCGATTGCACTACCCATGTCAGATGATAGCTTGCTAACGCTCAACGAAGCCGAGCCGGATGACACTGAAGGTAATATCGACTTATTACAGCGATTTTTAGGCGAACTCAACGAGTTGGATAGGGCCCTGATGCTCCTCTATCTGGAAGAAAGGAGTCATCAGCAGATCGCCGAAATTCTGGGGCTTTCTTCATCGAATGTAGCCACAAAAATCAGTCGAATTAAAGAACAACTAAAGCGCAAATTTTCAACCATAAAAGCATAA
- a CDS encoding SRPBCC family protein, which translates to MARKTKIDAEDGKQEIVITREFNLPLELLFRAYVEPEIVEQWMGTKVLKLDNKKHGSWQFETTDAQGNIVFRANGVIHEFSPNQKITRTFEMENTPFPAQLEFLEFEKLTDDTSKLTIHVVYKTVALRDQLLQLPFAQGINMAHNRLQDVVSNLTITQNDKEK; encoded by the coding sequence ATGGCGAGAAAAACAAAAATAGATGCCGAAGATGGCAAACAGGAAATAGTAATTACAAGGGAATTTAATTTACCATTGGAATTACTATTTAGAGCGTATGTTGAGCCCGAAATTGTCGAGCAATGGATGGGGACAAAAGTGCTGAAACTTGACAATAAAAAGCACGGAAGCTGGCAATTTGAAACAACCGATGCGCAGGGAAACATAGTATTTCGCGCTAATGGGGTGATCCACGAGTTTAGCCCGAACCAGAAAATCACGCGGACATTCGAAATGGAGAATACGCCTTTTCCTGCTCAACTTGAATTTCTGGAATTCGAAAAACTCACTGACGATACCAGCAAACTCACGATACATGTTGTCTATAAAACGGTCGCACTCAGAGACCAACTACTGCAATTACCCTTTGCTCAAGGCATAAATATGGCTCATAACCGATTACAGGACGTTGTAAGCAACTTAACAATAACACAGAATGACAAAGAGAAATAA
- a CDS encoding Crp/Fnr family transcriptional regulator, whose translation MTADKTVLMNAIRHFVPVTDSDEAVIDQLFEPYRLEPNDFFLTAGEVCRYVGFVTTGLLRYYLLDDGDEHTYDFSTEQTFTCNYESFLPQTPSTRYIQAVEPTTMLRISYDNLQELYKRLQHGQQFGRLIAEHLFVVMLQKLTAFYRETADERYDSFIRLFPNLIDRLPQYIVASYIGVKPQSLSRIRAQRAGKHY comes from the coding sequence ATGACCGCCGATAAGACAGTATTAATGAATGCTATTCGCCACTTTGTTCCGGTTACGGATAGCGACGAAGCGGTTATTGATCAGTTGTTTGAACCCTATCGGCTGGAGCCGAATGATTTCTTTTTGACGGCTGGTGAAGTTTGCCGGTATGTCGGTTTTGTCACTACAGGTTTATTGCGATACTACCTGCTCGACGATGGTGATGAGCATACCTACGATTTTTCGACCGAACAGACGTTTACCTGCAATTACGAAAGCTTCCTGCCGCAAACACCTTCGACACGCTACATTCAGGCGGTTGAACCCACAACCATGCTTCGTATCAGCTACGATAATCTTCAGGAACTCTACAAAAGACTACAGCATGGACAGCAATTCGGGCGATTGATAGCTGAACATTTATTTGTGGTCATGCTTCAGAAACTGACCGCCTTTTATCGCGAAACCGCCGATGAACGATACGATAGTTTTATCCGCCTTTTCCCGAATTTAATCGACCGGCTTCCTCAGTATATAGTGGCCTCTTATATTGGCGTGAAACCACAATCGCTGAGCCGAATCCGGGCGCAACGGGCCGGTAAGCACTATTGA
- a CDS encoding DoxX family protein: MTKRNKIIYWISTLWLALGMTSTGLVQLLKMDEEVDKMTHLGYPIYFLPIIGVWKILGVVAVLIPKFALLKEWAYAGFFFSMSGALFSHIISGNSMNKLFPPLLLLTLTVVSWYFRPADRKITPVYQ, from the coding sequence ATGACAAAGAGAAATAAAATCATCTATTGGATTTCCACCCTCTGGCTTGCCTTGGGAATGACATCAACCGGACTAGTGCAGTTATTAAAAATGGATGAGGAAGTAGATAAAATGACGCATTTAGGCTACCCTATCTATTTTTTGCCAATAATCGGTGTCTGGAAAATTTTGGGCGTTGTGGCCGTGCTTATTCCTAAATTCGCTTTACTCAAGGAATGGGCTTATGCTGGGTTTTTCTTTAGCATGTCGGGAGCGTTATTTTCACATATCATCTCGGGGAATTCCATGAATAAACTATTCCCCCCGTTGTTATTGCTAACCCTGACGGTAGTGTCGTGGTATTTCAGACCTGCGGATCGGAAAATCACCCCAGTTTATCAATAA
- a CDS encoding diacylglycerol/lipid kinase family protein — protein MVFLFAINPVSGGKAKTDWETGINNYFTNSSHDAELLYLDGKTDEDRLRQKLNQLKPDRVVAVGGDGTIKFVAEQLLGTTIPLGVLPAGSANGMARELGIPPNIEGGLNVLINGVLKPTDVIAVNGDICLHLADIGLNAQLVKHYQQYNLRGKLGYLRGVVNVLQKRRLLRVEINLGDECISRAAFMIVLANARMYGTGAVINPDGDPFDGQFEVVIFRRLSFWEILKLFWRYQPFDPKKIEILPATSITIATHRKAYFQIDGEYIGRITELKAEIRPGVLTLIVPE, from the coding sequence TTGGTCTTTTTATTCGCAATTAATCCAGTTTCTGGTGGCAAAGCCAAAACGGACTGGGAAACTGGTATTAATAATTACTTCACGAATTCATCCCACGATGCTGAGCTTTTATACCTCGATGGCAAAACCGATGAAGACAGATTACGTCAGAAACTTAATCAGCTAAAGCCTGATCGTGTGGTTGCAGTGGGTGGCGACGGGACGATTAAATTCGTGGCCGAACAATTACTGGGAACAACAATTCCGCTGGGCGTTTTGCCCGCGGGATCGGCCAATGGAATGGCCCGTGAGCTTGGTATTCCGCCCAATATTGAAGGGGGCCTCAATGTACTCATTAACGGAGTGCTGAAACCGACCGACGTTATTGCCGTGAACGGTGATATCTGTCTGCATCTGGCTGATATCGGCCTGAATGCCCAATTGGTTAAACATTATCAGCAATATAATCTTCGCGGCAAGCTCGGCTACCTTCGTGGGGTTGTAAATGTATTGCAAAAACGCCGATTGCTTCGGGTTGAAATTAACCTCGGCGATGAATGTATTTCGCGGGCGGCTTTCATGATTGTGCTGGCCAATGCACGCATGTATGGTACGGGAGCCGTTATTAATCCCGATGGCGACCCCTTCGATGGGCAGTTTGAGGTCGTCATTTTTCGACGTTTATCCTTCTGGGAAATCCTGAAATTGTTCTGGCGGTATCAGCCTTTCGATCCGAAAAAGATTGAAATCTTACCGGCTACATCCATAACCATTGCAACCCATCGAAAAGCCTATTTTCAGATCGATGGTGAGTACATTGGCCGGATAACCGAACTGAAAGCTGAAATCCGGCCGGGCGTGCTGACGTTGATTGTACCGGAATAA
- a CDS encoding DUF4256 domain-containing protein, whose translation MNDINSNQMELSEEQCEELISTLKARFEKNMNRHKGLEWANVQAKLEATSEKLWSLNEMERTGGEPDVVGLDKKTGEYIFYDCSAETPKGRRSVCYDHEALEARKEHKPEDSAINMAADMGIELLTEEQYRELQKLGNFDLKTSSWVVTPADIRKLGGALFCDRRYGNVFLYHNGAESYYAARAFRGSLRV comes from the coding sequence ATGAACGACATTAATAGCAATCAAATGGAGTTATCAGAAGAACAATGTGAAGAACTAATCAGCACGTTGAAAGCCCGATTCGAAAAAAACATGAACCGGCATAAAGGTCTTGAATGGGCTAACGTTCAGGCAAAGCTGGAAGCTACTAGTGAAAAACTGTGGTCGCTCAATGAAATGGAAAGAACTGGCGGTGAACCGGATGTTGTTGGTCTTGATAAAAAGACAGGCGAATACATTTTTTACGATTGTTCAGCCGAAACTCCTAAGGGTCGCCGAAGTGTGTGTTACGATCATGAAGCACTGGAGGCAAGAAAAGAACATAAACCAGAAGATAGCGCGATCAATATGGCCGCCGATATGGGCATTGAGCTTTTAACGGAAGAGCAATACCGGGAGTTACAGAAACTGGGCAATTTCGATTTGAAGACGTCGAGCTGGGTGGTAACACCTGCGGATATTAGAAAACTCGGTGGCGCATTATTTTGTGATCGACGCTACGGCAATGTGTTCCTGTATCACAACGGTGCAGAATCTTACTATGCTGCCAGAGCGTTCCGTGGATCGCTACGGGTGTAA
- a CDS encoding ArsR/SmtB family transcription factor, with product MNLRRDVFQAIADPTRRAILLLVASQSMTAGAIASNFDTARPTVSKHLQILTECELLEQEQNGREIYYHFNPKKIKEIADFIEPFQKMWDDRFNKLEAVMGKYKTKE from the coding sequence ATGAATTTAAGACGAGATGTATTCCAGGCCATAGCAGACCCGACAAGAAGGGCTATCCTTTTGTTGGTTGCTTCGCAATCCATGACAGCAGGCGCAATAGCCTCAAACTTTGACACGGCAAGACCGACAGTGTCAAAACACCTGCAAATTCTTACTGAGTGCGAATTGCTCGAACAAGAGCAAAACGGCAGAGAAATTTACTATCACTTTAATCCGAAAAAGATAAAAGAAATAGCAGATTTTATTGAGCCATTCCAAAAGATGTGGGATGATCGGTTTAATAAACTGGAAGCAGTAATGGGAAAATACAAAACGAAAGAATAG
- a CDS encoding App1 family protein — protein sequence MNRKRHPVSSKQNLSLKGKINRQFLTWLRLSDQPIVKIYRGFGNDHKLMIHGQVFRRSAIPRKKFRDSPLVNLLAVIRLFLVKPYPRATIRVHYGEQTAQTQTDPDGYFRLDLPLQQPLSPGWHSVRAELLSQMISPETVLAEGDGKVLIPHPTRFICISDIDDTFLISHSATITKRLMVLLTENAHSREPFEGVVAHYQLLSEAASGPGVTNPFFYVSSSEWNLYDYILEFSRKNGLPEGVYLLSQLKQLAQVLQTGKTKHLTKFERIVRIIETYPVQQFILLGDDSQQDPVIYESIVRHFPAQIRCVYIRRIHPKKQPQTLALVDKIEAMGVSCCYFSNSNEAHQHSVKIGLVAS from the coding sequence ATGAACAGGAAGCGACATCCAGTAAGTAGTAAACAAAATTTAAGCCTGAAGGGTAAGATAAATCGGCAATTCTTAACCTGGCTCCGGCTATCCGATCAACCCATTGTGAAGATTTATCGTGGTTTCGGTAATGATCACAAGTTAATGATTCACGGCCAGGTATTTCGGCGGAGTGCCATCCCCCGAAAAAAATTCAGGGATAGCCCGCTGGTAAATCTCCTGGCAGTCATCCGGTTATTTCTGGTAAAACCATATCCCAGGGCAACCATTCGGGTTCATTATGGTGAGCAGACGGCCCAGACACAAACGGATCCCGATGGCTATTTCAGGCTCGACCTGCCCTTGCAGCAACCACTATCGCCCGGCTGGCACTCAGTTCGGGCAGAATTGCTGTCACAAATGATTTCGCCCGAAACAGTCCTGGCCGAAGGTGATGGCAAAGTTCTGATTCCACATCCTACCCGTTTCATCTGTATCTCCGACATCGACGATACGTTTCTGATTTCACATTCAGCCACCATCACCAAGCGGTTGATGGTACTTCTGACCGAAAATGCACACAGCCGGGAGCCTTTTGAGGGAGTTGTTGCTCATTATCAATTATTAAGTGAAGCCGCTAGTGGCCCTGGCGTCACAAACCCATTTTTTTATGTGTCGAGCAGTGAATGGAATCTGTACGATTACATTCTGGAGTTTTCCCGAAAAAACGGCCTGCCCGAAGGAGTTTATCTATTGAGCCAGCTAAAGCAATTAGCGCAGGTTTTACAAACTGGCAAAACCAAACACCTGACAAAATTTGAACGAATTGTTCGAATTATTGAAACATATCCGGTTCAACAGTTTATTTTACTGGGAGATGATTCGCAGCAGGACCCGGTAATTTATGAGTCGATCGTAAGGCATTTTCCGGCGCAGATTCGTTGTGTATATATCCGGCGGATTCACCCTAAAAAACAGCCTCAGACACTGGCTCTTGTCGATAAGATTGAAGCGATGGGTGTGTCATGCTGCTATTTTTCTAACAGTAACGAAGCGCATCAGCATTCCGTAAAAATTGGGTTAGTTGCCTCCTAA
- a CDS encoding nuclear transport factor 2 family protein — protein sequence MSALEEIQFVEQRLREAMLNSDIKELDALLSDELLVTGPDGKLVGKADDLAAHRTGIVRIKAMVPQEIIVKILPEAAVVFALMAMQGFIQDQAFEGLYRYTRVWSKQTGNWQIIAAHISAAS from the coding sequence ATGAGCGCATTAGAAGAAATTCAATTCGTTGAACAAAGGCTACGTGAAGCAATGCTTAACAGCGACATCAAGGAACTTGACGCTCTTTTATCGGATGAGCTTCTGGTTACTGGCCCAGACGGCAAACTGGTCGGTAAGGCCGATGATCTGGCAGCTCACCGTACCGGTATAGTTCGTATAAAGGCCATGGTGCCTCAGGAGATAATAGTAAAAATCTTGCCGGAAGCAGCTGTTGTCTTTGCGCTAATGGCCATGCAAGGCTTCATTCAGGATCAGGCTTTCGAAGGTCTTTACCGCTATACTCGCGTTTGGAGTAAGCAGACTGGTAACTGGCAAATTATTGCTGCCCATATCAGCGCTGCCAGCTAG